The following coding sequences are from one Ornithodoros turicata isolate Travis chromosome 1, ASM3712646v1, whole genome shotgun sequence window:
- the LOC135378653 gene encoding uncharacterized protein LOC135378653, with protein MLELMNMKVFCRHTYFNYQRGYLLPAIEQVWTNHQAQLMTEIQGKESSLAGDGRCDSPGHNSKYLTYSFYHEGLRKIVHTVQVQANEVASSSHMELEAVRRGLEELADLNVLLKSFTTDRHPGVRKYMRTTHPDVKHQFDVWHVSKGIRKKMVAASKEKNCEALELWVKPVINHLYHCVTHSEGDPEQVISMWRSFNNHVSNVHHGHDGPYSRCLHTPLSDQKRPWLLPDSRPKAKLTAITEAKYLLKDIQHLSPDVQTSGLEAFHSLLIRFAPKSVGYSARTMRNRVYLAILHFNENASRQHAMTEEGEPRYRVKVSKIYKQEHVALPIKEEPTFRYFDELVDKCVQLCNTWDTFNGAFEAYSCNDPPFLTETNPAPPKTELISARQHRLGPCSCLQCTLKA; from the exons ATGCTGGAATTAATGAATATGAAG GTGTTCTGTAGACACACATATTTTAATTACCAGAGGGGCTACCTGCTGCCAGCAATTGAACAA GTCTGGACAAATCATCAGGCACAATTGATGACAGAAATTCAGGGAAAGGAGTCATCTCTCGCTGGAGATGGACGCTGTGACTCGCCTGGTCACAACTCTAAGTACCTGACTTACAGCTTCTATCATGAAGGTTTGAGGAAAATTGTTCACACTGTTCAGGTGCAG GCAAATGAAGTGGCATCAAGTAGTCACATGGAACTTGAAGCAGTACGCCGGGGACTCGAAGAGCTGGCAGATCTAAACGTTCTGTTGAAGAGCTTCACGACAGACCGCCACCCTGGAGTACGGAAGTACATGCGTACAACACATCCAGATGTTAAACATCAGTTTGACGTGTGGCACGTGTCTAAAG GTATCCGAAAAAAGATGGTGGCAGCCAGTAAGGAGAAAAACTGTGAAGCTCTGGAACTGTGGGTGAAGCCAGTGATAAACCATCTCTACCACTGCGTCACCCATAGTGAAGGGGATCCTGAACAAGTTATCTCCATGTGGCGTAGTTTCAACAATCACGTTTCAAATGTCCATCATGGTCATGATGGACCGTACTCACGGTGCCTTCACACACCCCTCAGTGATCAAAAGCGCCCTTGGCTTCTGCCAG ACTCTCGTCCAAAGGCAAAACTGACCGCCATCACTGAGGCAAAGTATTTGCTAAAAGACATCCAGCACCTTTCGCCTGATGTACAAACATCCGGTTTAGAAGCCTTTCATAGCCTTCTGATTCGTTTTGCTCCCAAGTCTGTGGGCTATAGTGCACGAACAATGCGGAACAG AGTCTACTTGGCCATTCTCCACTTTAACGAGAACGCGTCGAGACAACATGCCATGACTGAGGAAGGGGAGCCCCGATACAGAGTGAAGGTATCAAAAATTTACAAGCAGGAGCATGTTGCACTGCCCATCAAAGAAGAACCAACGTTTC GTTACTTTGACGAGCTTGTAGACAAATGTGTACAGCTGTGCAACACGTGGGACACATTCAATGGTGCTTTTGAGGCATACTCATGTAATGATCCACCATTCCTGACAGAGACTAACCCTGCACCCCCAAAAACAGAACTGATTTCAGCACGGCAACATCGACTGGGACCTTGCAGCTGCCTTCAGTGTACTCTCAAG GCCTAA
- the LOC135378654 gene encoding P2X purinoceptor 7-like yields MATEPRFDASLASEISFFGELTPWEERVLERCRKANTTLYSDTPVLPDGVSFHGVGEPVIDPPTPPSPTRHDNWCACGNCSAMPMAREEVCCTSIAEVRRRCPDGCIVDHSDFQTLCLTTVVMEVMGIEYKKCGLLLGKEPNEIWRHIAYRNFASWIWGPLPEEDRRVLPSCVVMAIRNNFPSPSGSYTGFRPVK; encoded by the exons ATGGCGACGGAACCGCGCTTCGATGCATCTCTCGCCAGTGAAATTTCTTTCTTTGGCGAGTTAACACCGTGGGAAGAGCGGGTTCTGGAGCGTTGCCGAAAGGCTAACACAACATTATACAGCGACACTCCTGTTCTTCCCGACGGTGTGAGCTTCCATGGAGTCGGAGAGCCCGTCATAGACCCACCAACGCCACCGTCACCAACGCGACATGACAACTG GTGTGCGTGTGGTAACTGCTCCGCAATGCCGATGGCGCGTGAGGAGGTGTGCTGCACCTCTATTGCCGAAGTAAGGAGAAGATGTCCAGACGGCTGCATCGTAGATCACTCGGACTTCCAAACTCTTTGCCTCACGACTGTTGTCATGGAAGTTATGGGCATCGAATACAAAAAGTGCGGATTACTGCTTGGGAAGGAACCCAACGA AATATGGCGCCACATAGCATATCGCAATTTTGCATCATGGATATGGGGACCACTTCCGGAAGAAGACAGGCGGGTGCTCCCGTCATGTGTGGTGATGGCGATACGGAACAACTTCCCATCACCCTCAGGCAGCTACACTGGTTTTAGGCCTGTAAAATGA